The genomic segment GATGGAGAGCTCGACGGTGTCACCGGGGCACAGGAAGGAGGTGCCGGGCAGGCCCAGGGCCACACCCGCGGGGGTACCGGTGTTGATCACGTCACGGGTGACCAGCCACGGACCCATCGGATTGAAGGTCTCGCACGATGTGCCCAGGTCCCACTGCGAGGAGTACTCCAGGTCGAGCTCGGGCAGTCCGCCCGTCTCGACCGCCGCCCGGGCCCGGGCCACTCCCCCGGAGGCGAGAAAAGCGCCGTCGATGTCGCAGGCCACAGAGGGCGGATCCAGCAACCGGCCGTCGTCGGTACGCACGGCGGGGCGCTCCTCTCCCGGGGCGCCGACGCGTAGCAGTTTCACTGGGGCAGCTCCCTTGCCATGGGTTCGTTCATTCATCGGAGGAATAGCGCACCGTGACTTTATGGGCAGTTCGGCGCCCTGACAACGTATTCCTCGGATGTATTTGATCGACGTCAGGCTTTCCGCAGCTCACAGATCCGGCATGTACGACATCATCTCGGCCTGAGCGTCGCCCGTGCTCCATGATCGGGTTGGCAAACTCATCGGGATCGACCTCTTGTCAACCCCGGCAATGCCGTCGTAACGTCCTCGACGTCCGAGATACATCGGAGGAATCGCACCGCCGCCATCGCTCGTCCTCGACAACGTAGTGGCCGTTCAAACTCCGCTGCTCGTTCACCGGTTGACCCTCTATCCCTCCCCTCCGACGGTCCACGCATGCCTGTACCGGAGGGCGGCCTCCCCGTCCTGGCTAAGGAGAACCCGGCCATGAAGTTCGCTCGCACCCGCTCCACCGCCGCAGCGGCCTGCGCCCTAGCGGCCCTCACCCTCCTCACCGCGTGCAACCGTGACAGCTCCTCCGGGACGGCCGCCTCGGGCGGTGACAAGCCCGCGATCGGGATCGACCTGCCGCGCTCCGACTCCGACTTCTGGAACTCCTACGCCGAGTACCTGAAGAAGGACGTCAAGACCGAGGACATCAACGCGCTGCCGCTCAGCAACTCACAGAACGACATCACCAAGCTCGTCGCCAACGTGCAGGTCTTCCAGAACACCGGCGCCAAAGCCATCGTCATGGCCCCCCAGGACACCGGCGCCATCGCCTCCACCCTCGACACCCTCGCATCGAAGAAGATCCCCGTCGTCAGCGTCGACACCCGGCCCGACAAGGGCGACGTCTACATGGTCGTCCGCGCCGACAACCGGGCCTACGGCACCAAGGCCTGCGAATTCCTCGGCGAACAACTCGGCGGCAAGGGCAAGGTCGCCGAACTCCAGGGCGCCCTGGACTCCATCAACGGCCGCGACCGCTCCGAAGCCTTCGCCGCATGCATGAAGACGAAGTTCCCGAAGATCAAGGTGTTCGAGCTGCCCACCGACTGGAAGGGCGACGTGGCCTCCGCCAAGCTGCAGAGCCTGCTCGCCCAGCACCCCGACCTCAACGGCATCTACATGCAGGCCGGCGGCGTCTTCCTCCAGCCCACCCTGGCCCTCCTCGAACAGAAGGGCCTGCTCAAGCCCGCCGGGCAGAAGGGCCACATCTCCATCATCTCCAACGACGGCATCCCCCAGGAGTTCGACGCGATCCGCAAGGGCCAGATCGACGCCACCGTCTCCCAGCCCGCCGACCTCTACGCCAAGTACGCGCTGTACTACGCGAAGGCCGCGGCCGAGGGCAAGACCTTCAAGCCCGGCAAGACCGACCACGACTCCACCATCATCGAGATCCCCGGCGGCCTCGAGGACCAGCTGCCCGCCCCGCTGGTGACCAAGGACAACGTCGACGACAAGACCCTGTGGGGCAACAACGTCGGCTAGTGCCGCAAGGGCCGACGCCAGGGCGGAGGGACGCGGCCCGTCCCTCCGCCCGCACCCCCTCGTATCCACCCCACGAAGGACGGTATCCACCATGGCGGACACCGCGACCGCCGCGGCGAACGGCGGCGGGACCCCCGCCGCCGGGAGCCCCGCCCCGGTGGCCGAGGCCACCGGCATCAGCAAGAGGTTCGGCGCGACCGTCGCGCTGCGCGACGCCCGCATCACCATCGCCCCCGGCGAGGCCCATGCCCTGGTCGGCCGCAACGGCGCCGGCAAATCCACGCTCGTATCCATCCTCACCGGCCTCCAGCACGCCGACACCGGCACCCTGCGCTTCTCCGGCGAGGCGGCGCCCGCCGTCGGCGACATCGACGCCTGGCGCTCCAGGGTCGCCTGCGTCTACCAGAAGTCCACGATCCTCCAGGACCTGACCGTCGCCGAGAACCTCTTCCTGAACCGGCAGAGCGACGGTCCGCTGCGGCCCATCCGCTGGAAGCAACTGCGCGCACGGGCCGAGGAGTTGCTGGCCGGGTACGGCGTGGACGTGAAGGCCGACGCGCGGGCGCGGGATCTCACCGTCGAGCAGCGGCAGTTCGTCGAGATCGCACGGGCCCTGTCGTTCGGCGCCCGCTTCATCATCCTCGACGAGCCCACCGCGAAACTCGACGCCCGCGGCATCAACCGCCTCTTCGACAAACTCCACGACCTCCAACGCCAAGGCGTCGCCTTCCTCTTCATCTCCCACCACCTGCAAGAGGTCTACGACCTCTGCACCACCGTCACCGTCTACCGCGACGCGGCCCACATCCTCACCGCCCCCGTCGCCCAACTCCACCACCAGGCACTCGTGGAGGCCATGACGGGGGAGACCACCGTCACAGCGGCGGCAACCGTCGAGAACCGCCCGCCGGTGCGGAGCGACTCTCCCGAACTCCTGAGGGTCGAGGACCTCACCCTGCCCGGCGCCTGCCAGGACCTGTCGCTCACGGTGCGCGCGGGCGAGGTGGTCGGCCTCGCCGGGGCGGCGGCCAGCGGCAACGTGCGGGTGGGCGAGACCATCGCCGGTCTGCACCGCCCCGAGCAGGGGACGATCTCGGTCGGCGGACGGCGGGTGCGCGGCGGCAGTGTGCCGTCGGCGCTCGCCGTCGGGGTCGGGCTGGTCCCCGAGGACCGCCACCTCCAGGGACTGGTCAACAACCGCAGCGTGGCCGAGAACGCGACGCTCACCGTCACCGACCAGCTCGGCCCGTACGGCACCGTGCTGCCCGCCCGGACCAGGACCTTCGCCCAGCGCATGATCCGGGACCTCGACATCAAGACCCCAGGCGGGGCCACCCCCGTGTCGGCCCTCTCGGGCGGCAACCAGCAGAAGGTCGTCGTCGCTCGCGCCCTGGCCACCGACCCGCACGTACTGGTCGCCATCCGCCCCACCAACGGGGTCGACGTCAAGTCCAAGGAGTTCCTGCTGCGCCGGATCCGCCAGATCGCCGACGGCGGCAAGGCCGCGCTGATCGTCTCCGACGAGCTGGACGACCTGAAGGTGTGCGACCGACTCGTGGTGATGTTCCACGGGCGGGCGGTCGCCGAGTTCGACCGCGGCTGGAAGGACGAGCACGTGGTCGCCGCCATGGAGGGCGTGGCCGACCGGGCCGAACCGCCCCACACCACCTCCCACACCACCTCCCGCACCACCTCCGATCCCGCCTCCGACCCCGCATCGGACACCACCGAAGATCACGGAAGGTAGTCATGTCCGCCACCACTGATGTCACCGACCCCGCCGCGAGCGTGGCGCGGGAGACCACCGGGGACACCCGCCGTGGACTCGGCCTCGGGCGCTTCCGTGAACTGTCCCTGGTCCCGGCGATCCTCGTCCTGGGCCTGATCGGCTTCATCGTCTCGCCGGCCTTCCTCACCGCCGACAACCTCATCGGCGTGGCCCAGCAGTCCACCGAACTGAGCCTGCTGGTGCTCGCCACCGCGCTGATCCTGGTCTGCGGCCGGATGGACCTCTCCCTGGAGTCCACCATCGGCGTGGCGCCCGTCATCGCGGTCTGGCTCGTCCTGCCGACCAGCGGCGCCCGGTTCACGGGCCTCGGGCTGCTGCCCGAGTGGACGGCCGTACCGCTCTGTCTGCTGGTGGGCGTGGTCATCGGAGCCGTCAACGGCTTCCTGATCCTGAAGCTGCGCCTGAACGGCTTCATCGTCACCCTCGGCATGCTGACCATGCTGCGCGGACTCCAGGTCGCCCTCTCGGAGGGCCAGTCCATCGTGGAACTGCCGTCCTCCTTCACCTACCTCGGGAAGGCGTCCTGGCTGGGTGTACCGGCCGCGATCTGGATCTGCGTGGTGCTGTTCGCCATCGGGGGCAGTGCCCTGGCCTGGCTCCGTCACGGCCGGGCGCTGTACGCGATCGGCGGCAACGCGGAGGCGGCCCGGACGGCGGGTATCCGGGTGGACCGGATCGTGTGGGCGGTGCTGATCCTCGGCAGTGTGCTGGCCGCGTTCGCCGGCATCCTCTACAGCGGCCACTACGGCTCGATCTCCGCCACCCAGGGCAGCGGCTGGATCTTCCAGGTCTTCGCCGCGACCGTCATCGGCGGAGTGAGCCTCAACGGCGGCAAGGGCTCGGTGTTCGGCGCGCTCACCGGCGTCCTGACGCTGCAACTCGTCGTCAACGTCATGACGTTGGCAGGTGTGCCGCCGCTGTGGAACCAGTTCCTCAACGGCGCGATCATCATCGTCGCACTGATCATCTCCCGCTTCGCCTCCGGCGAGAAGCAGGAGTAGCTCCGGTACAGGGAGGCACCTCGTGGCACTGACGGACGAGGCGATGGACAAGATCAAGGCGATGATCGTGGCCGGTGAGCTGGCGCCGGGCTCACGCCTGCCCAAGGAGGAGATCCTCGCCGCCCAGCTCGGCCTGTCCCGCAGCTCGCTGCGGGAGGCGGTACGCGCGCTGACGGCCATGCGGATCCTGGTCACCCGGCAGGGCGACGGCACGTACGTGTCCAGTCTGGAGCCGCATCTCCTGCTGGAGTCGCTCTCCTTCGCCTCGGACGTCTCCCAGGGGCAGACGGCCCTGCAACTGCTCCAGGTACGGCGGCTGCTCGAACCCCAGGCGACCGGGGCGGCCGCCGCCCTGCTCACCGCCGACGACCTCGACGAGCTGGGCGCCATCCTGGAGCGGTCGCGGGCGGCCGCCACGGTCGAGGAGTTCGTCGGCCACGACATCACCTTCCACCTGCGGATCGTGGAGGCGGTCGGCAACCCGGTGCTGTCCATGCTGCTGCGGGTGCTCTCCACCCGCACCCAGCGGGCCCGCATCGTCCGGGGCACACGCACCGAGCGGTCCGTGGAGCACGCCCACCGCGAGCACGAGGAGATCCTCCGTGCCCTGCGGGCCCGCGACGCCGCGCTGGCCGTCTCCGCCGCGACGGTCCATGTGGCGGCCGTGGAACAGTGGCTGGCGGCGGGGCTCGACGAGGACCCCCTCGGCGCGATCGACGGCTGACCGCAGGTCGACGAAGGTCCCGTCACGGCCGCCGAGGGAGGTCCGTCACGCCACCGGGGGAGGTCCGTCACGCCACCGGGGTAGGTCCGTCACGGCCACCGGACCTCCGCAAGCCCGGCGAGGAGCCTGCGACCCGGTGGCCGTGACGGGCACTCACATATCGGTGGCGTCCACCAGCTCGCCGAGGTCGACGAACTTGAAGCCGGTGGCCGTGCGGGTGCCGCCCTCGCCGTCCGGGACCTCGGGCGTCTCGTGGCCGTCCTGGACGACGAGGAGGCCGCGCGGATAGCGGCTGCCCAGCGGGGCGTTGAGAACGGCGGCGCCGTCGCACTCCTCCACGCCGTCGAGCGTGGGTGAGGCGGCGCCGATCCGGAAACCTCCCTCGTACTCGTTGCCCTCGCTCACCTCTCGGTCGTACAGGGCGAAGGTGTCGTCCCCCTGGCTGGAGGCGAGCAAGTAGCCGTCCCCATCCTGTTCCTGATAGAGCGTCAGTCCCTCGACGTCGGCCGACAGCCGCTTCCCGCCGTAGCCGGGGTCGGTGCCCGGCACACACTCCTCGGTCTCCTCGTCGTACGTGCCGGGGACGCCGTACTCCTTGGTCCTGTCGACCAGGGCGGGCTTGCCGGTGAGGTCGGCGCGCAGGCGCCAGATGCCGATGTCCTCCTGGCCGGCGTAGAGGGTGCCGGTGGCCGGGTCGACGACCATGCCCTCGACCTGCGGGAGTTCACCGGGTTCGCCGCAGGGGCTCCACGTCGTGCCGTCGGGCAGGCGGAAGGAGGAGGGCAGGTCGAGGGTGCGGATCTTGCGGTAGCCGACCTTGCCGTTCGCCGCCGGGAGGAGTTCGAGGAGGGCGAGACGGGTGCGCTCGCGTTGGCTGACCAGGGCGTAGGTGCGGCCGGTGGTCCTGTCCGTCCAGGTGGCGAGGCCGTACGCGGTGCGCTGGTCGTTGATCTCGGCCTGGTCGGCGGAGAACACCGGGGCGGCGGCCGGGTCGGTGACGTCGGTCAGTGGGCCGTTCCGGCGGGAGGGGTCGATGCGGTAGATCCGCAGCCGGTCGTTGCCCCGGTCGCTGACCACCGCCACGTCGGCCCGGCCCGGGGAGGTGCGCAGGCCGGTGACGAGGTCGACGTTGTTGTAGCGGCCCGGGGCGTCGCCCTCCGTCGGCGGCTTCGGCGCGGCCAGGGACTGCACCAGGCGGGCGTCCAGGTCGTAGACGCGCAGGCCGCCCTCCTTCGCGGTGGCGACGACGAGGCTGCGGCCCGGGTCCGCGGGGTTCCGCCAGATCGCGGGGTCGTCGGCGTCCGAGTCGCCACCGGCCTCGTCGTCGTGGAGCGCGGCCGACTCGCTCGTCGCGGTCACCGTCGGGAGGCCGGACGGGCCCGCTCCGGCGGGGGACGCCGCGAGAAACGTGGTCAGCGCGGTGCCCGAGGCGAGGAGGGCAACTCTTCGAGCAGTACGGGGCGTTCTCACACGCGCTCCCTTGAATGTCGTTGGTTGTTGGGGACATGCAGATGGTGCGGAGAGAAGCTTGCGCGCAGGCGGACGTGACCTGTCCATGCCGTCATGGTGAAACGACGGTGGTTTGGCCGAAGTTCGCCCGGTCCTCACCTGAGGGAGCGCGCCGGGCGGGTGCTGAGGTGGAGCAGTTGCTCCAGCGGCCCACGGCGGAACCATCGGGTCCAGGCGGTGGCGAGCAGCATCGCGACCAGGCTGTGGACCAGGAGGTCGACGAGCGCCGGTCCGGTCTCGTCCGCCATGCCGAACTCCCGGATGGCGAGGATGTGCAGCACGTACGCGGTCAGGGCCGTCATGCCGACGGCGCGGACCGGGGTGGCGAGGCGCCGGAAGCGCGGCAGCCGGTCCGTGGCCGTCACGCACAGCACGACGACGAGGAGGGCGACACCGGTGTTGCCGAGGATGGAGAAGGTCGTCTGACTGTGCGGCGCACCGACCAGGAGCCAGGCCGCCGGGGTGTCGTCGACGATGTAGCCGACGGTGTCGGACCACCAGGCCGAGGCTCCCGAATCACCGTCGGTGGCGGCGGCGACGCTCGCCCGCGCGTGCGGGACGAGGCGGAGTGCCAGCCAGGATCCGCCGTAGCCGAGTACGGCCAACGCGCCGCCGGTGAGGACTAGTTGGGTGCGGACGGCGTTCCGGGTGAGGTCGAGACGGGCCACCGCCATGCCGACGAGCATGAACGACATCCAGGTGAGGACGGGGTAC from the Streptomyces sp. NBC_00310 genome contains:
- a CDS encoding fumarylacetoacetate hydrolase family protein — protein: MKLLRVGAPGEERPAVRTDDGRLLDPPSVACDIDGAFLASGGVARARAAVETGGLPELDLEYSSQWDLGTSCETFNPMGPWLVTRDVINTGTPAGVALGLPGTSFLCPGDTVELSIDGLGSQRQIFGQA
- a CDS encoding sugar ABC transporter substrate-binding protein, which gives rise to MKFARTRSTAAAACALAALTLLTACNRDSSSGTAASGGDKPAIGIDLPRSDSDFWNSYAEYLKKDVKTEDINALPLSNSQNDITKLVANVQVFQNTGAKAIVMAPQDTGAIASTLDTLASKKIPVVSVDTRPDKGDVYMVVRADNRAYGTKACEFLGEQLGGKGKVAELQGALDSINGRDRSEAFAACMKTKFPKIKVFELPTDWKGDVASAKLQSLLAQHPDLNGIYMQAGGVFLQPTLALLEQKGLLKPAGQKGHISIISNDGIPQEFDAIRKGQIDATVSQPADLYAKYALYYAKAAAEGKTFKPGKTDHDSTIIEIPGGLEDQLPAPLVTKDNVDDKTLWGNNVG
- a CDS encoding sugar ABC transporter ATP-binding protein, which gives rise to MADTATAAANGGGTPAAGSPAPVAEATGISKRFGATVALRDARITIAPGEAHALVGRNGAGKSTLVSILTGLQHADTGTLRFSGEAAPAVGDIDAWRSRVACVYQKSTILQDLTVAENLFLNRQSDGPLRPIRWKQLRARAEELLAGYGVDVKADARARDLTVEQRQFVEIARALSFGARFIILDEPTAKLDARGINRLFDKLHDLQRQGVAFLFISHHLQEVYDLCTTVTVYRDAAHILTAPVAQLHHQALVEAMTGETTVTAAATVENRPPVRSDSPELLRVEDLTLPGACQDLSLTVRAGEVVGLAGAAASGNVRVGETIAGLHRPEQGTISVGGRRVRGGSVPSALAVGVGLVPEDRHLQGLVNNRSVAENATLTVTDQLGPYGTVLPARTRTFAQRMIRDLDIKTPGGATPVSALSGGNQQKVVVARALATDPHVLVAIRPTNGVDVKSKEFLLRRIRQIADGGKAALIVSDELDDLKVCDRLVVMFHGRAVAEFDRGWKDEHVVAAMEGVADRAEPPHTTSHTTSRTTSDPASDPASDTTEDHGR
- a CDS encoding ABC transporter permease, with protein sequence MSATTDVTDPAASVARETTGDTRRGLGLGRFRELSLVPAILVLGLIGFIVSPAFLTADNLIGVAQQSTELSLLVLATALILVCGRMDLSLESTIGVAPVIAVWLVLPTSGARFTGLGLLPEWTAVPLCLLVGVVIGAVNGFLILKLRLNGFIVTLGMLTMLRGLQVALSEGQSIVELPSSFTYLGKASWLGVPAAIWICVVLFAIGGSALAWLRHGRALYAIGGNAEAARTAGIRVDRIVWAVLILGSVLAAFAGILYSGHYGSISATQGSGWIFQVFAATVIGGVSLNGGKGSVFGALTGVLTLQLVVNVMTLAGVPPLWNQFLNGAIIIVALIISRFASGEKQE
- a CDS encoding FadR/GntR family transcriptional regulator, yielding MALTDEAMDKIKAMIVAGELAPGSRLPKEEILAAQLGLSRSSLREAVRALTAMRILVTRQGDGTYVSSLEPHLLLESLSFASDVSQGQTALQLLQVRRLLEPQATGAAAALLTADDLDELGAILERSRAAATVEEFVGHDITFHLRIVEAVGNPVLSMLLRVLSTRTQRARIVRGTRTERSVEHAHREHEEILRALRARDAALAVSAATVHVAAVEQWLAAGLDEDPLGAIDG
- a CDS encoding phytase, translating into MRTPRTARRVALLASGTALTTFLAASPAGAGPSGLPTVTATSESAALHDDEAGGDSDADDPAIWRNPADPGRSLVVATAKEGGLRVYDLDARLVQSLAAPKPPTEGDAPGRYNNVDLVTGLRTSPGRADVAVVSDRGNDRLRIYRIDPSRRNGPLTDVTDPAAAPVFSADQAEINDQRTAYGLATWTDRTTGRTYALVSQRERTRLALLELLPAANGKVGYRKIRTLDLPSSFRLPDGTTWSPCGEPGELPQVEGMVVDPATGTLYAGQEDIGIWRLRADLTGKPALVDRTKEYGVPGTYDEETEECVPGTDPGYGGKRLSADVEGLTLYQEQDGDGYLLASSQGDDTFALYDREVSEGNEYEGGFRIGAASPTLDGVEECDGAAVLNAPLGSRYPRGLLVVQDGHETPEVPDGEGGTRTATGFKFVDLGELVDATDM